The region GAGGAGCAtttgctcctgcagctgctgcagccattcCCACCTGCCACAGACCAGAAATGCTGAGTCTGAGCAGCAACgcaaggcggggggggggggcagggagggaagacaTAAAATAAGTCTGGGAGGTTTCTGCCTCTGCCTATGATTTGGCCACAGCAAACAGGCAGCACACGCAGCCCCACACCCGTGCACAGCTCACTTCCTCACTGCACCTCACTTCCTTCTGCTCCAAGGAGCCCATCACTCCTACTCACAGCCTGCCAGGACCATTACCAGCACCAACCATCTTGGAAATCCATCAGATcccctccctgcttctgctggatCCACCACCCAGCCTCGCCTCTGAGGATCAAAGCATTCCTGTAATGGAAAGCTCTCAAATTGAGATGCACAATTCCCACCGGGGGAGAAGCACAGAAGCTGCCTGAGATGCACAGACgcctccctggctgcagccaggacaCCAGGCATCACCCAGAGATAGCATCTTACGAACCGTGCGGGGCTTGTTACGAGGTTGTTAAACAACACCTGGATGGAGGACTCACCgtgctgctcagagccacagcccagctcagtGGAGCCCTGCAAATGTCTGCAATCCCACCCTGAAGCAAACATAATCACAAAGCTTCCATGGAAACAGAACCATCGGGCATCAAACATCGGGACTGCTCTGTGACCAGGATCTGTTAGAAGCACCAGCACCATCCTTCAGCTTCACATATTACACTGTGGGAAATTATGATGAGCCACAGGCAGCTGGTGGCTCCCAGCCCCATTTGCACCATCACCTCCCCAGCCCACACCAGAGCAGGACGCAAAGAGGCCACGTTCCCCTCCCAGTGCCTGACCCCACAACTGCCCCCCTCGGCTCTCATTTTGCAAGTGGAAGAAAATACCAGTAGCAGCAAACATTCTGCCAAGGATTTGCAAGTGGTTGCAAGCTGACCTCGGCCTCCACCGGTTACTCACACAAGGCACAGCCAAAACTGCATCAGAAAGATGTATGTTTGACAACTTGAGCAAACTGACTCACTTGGTCCTGGCTCACCACAGTGCAAATATCATCGACACTCAGGATGGCTCATTTGACCCTGAAGAAGACCTAATCAGCTACAGCTAACCCCTTGTCAGAGACTTGGCACGACCGGACACCCACCCAAGCCCAAATCCACTACCATATGTGTCTGGTATAAAGGAACCACGACTCTGcctggcactgggacaggcCAAGGAAGAAGCTACGTTACCTCAGCAGGCGTGGGAAGCCGGCTGGCAGTGCCCACGATCTGGTGGTACAGCCCTGGCTCACCATTCCTCATGGTGCTCTGGCGGCTCCCTAGGGGGCTGGAGGTGAAGGGCTTTTTAGACAGGAGATCACTCTGGCGAGAGTCCGTGGTAAGATAGACCTGGTGGTAGAAGTTGGGTGGTGTGTAGCCACCCCGCACGGCGTCAATGTGGTGGAAGGGCCCTGGTGTCCTGTACAAAGTGCTCCTGGAGGTGTTGTACATCTCCTTTGATTGTCTCCACTTGTAGCACTTGAAGATGCCCACTGATAACATGGAGATGAAGAAAGCTGCTGACACCAAAATCACAGCCAGGATGAGATAGAAAGTCACATGCCTTCTGGGATCGTTGGCAGGTGTCATGTCAGTGAGATCAGTGAGCACCTCCTTGATCATCTCAGCCACAGAGATGGAGACAGTGGCACTGCTGGACAGCACAGGCTCCCCATGGTCTTTCAGCAAGATGACTAGTGTGTGCTGGGGAGCATCATCCTCCCGGAGCTGGCGGGCTGTGAAGATCTCCCCACTGTGTAGCCCAACTGAGAAGAGGCTGGTGTCAGTGGCCTGCAAGAGGGTATAGGAGATCCAGGCATTGTACCCTGCATCTGCATCCACTGCCACCACCTTGGTGACCATGTGCCCGGCAGGAGTGCCTGGTGCCACCACATCAGTATAAGTGGCAGTGGTGTTGGGAAGAGGGTACAGCACAGTTGGAGCATTGTCATTGAGGTCAGTGACAAACACACTGACTGAAACATTAGTGGCCAGAGGTGGAGAGCCACCATCCTGGACCTGCACCATCATGCTGAACTCCACCTGGTCCTCATGGTCCAGGGAAGTGAGCAGGTAGAGGGTGCCATTCTCCTGGTTGATGGAGAAGAGGTGGCCTACAGTGGGGTCACTCTGAAAGAGAGTATAGGAGAGATGGGCATTGCGCCCAAGGTCCGGGTCTGTGGCGCTCACATTAAGGATGGGAATGCCAGGCACATTGTTCTCCAGCACATACACATCGTAGGACTCCTGGGAATACTTGGGTGCATTGTCATTGACATCTGACACCTGCACCAGGATATGTTTTACTGCAGACAAAGATGGTGACCCCGAGTCCTTGGCTGTGATAGTGATGTTATATTCCGACTCCTTTTCCCGGTCCAGGGCTCCTTTTGTTTTCAACGTGTAGTAGTTTTTGAGAGAGGAGCTGAGCATGAACGGGATCCCAGGAGAAATGAAGCAGTTCACCAGACCGTTGTCATGGGAGTCCAAGTCTGTTACACTCAGCAGAGCTACAACTGTCCCAGGGGCTGCATCTTCAGGCACGGGGCTGTACACCGAAGTCACTGTCACCTCTGGAGCGTTGTCATTCACATCCACAACTTCCACCAGCACTTTGCAATGGGCCACACCAGGAACGACACCCTTGTCTTTAGCCTGTAAGTAAATCTCGTACAGCTTCGTTTCCTCGTAGTCCAGCTGCCCTTTGACCCTCAACTCCCCTGTGGCTGAGTTGAGAGCAAAGAGTTCTCGTACCTTGGCAGGCGTGTGGCTGCTGAAGGAATAGACGATGTCTCCGTTGGGCCCATCATCCAGATCATATGCACTGATCCTGGCGACCAGGGTACCACTGGGCGTGTTCTCCCTCACACTTGCCTTGTAGCTTGACTGGTTGAAGACCGGGGTGTTATCATTGGCGTCCACGATGTCAATGTGGATCTGCACATGGGCTGACCGAGGCGGGCTGCCTCCATCCAGCGCGGTCAAGACCAAGCGCAGCTCCTGTTGCTCCTCCCTGTCCAGCTCCTTCTCTAGCACTAGCTCCGCGTACTTGCTGCCATCCACCCTGGTCTGCACGTCGAGGGCAAAGTGCGGGTTGGCGCTGAGCTGGTAGGTCTGCAAAGAGTTAATCCCCACATCGGGGTCTTGCGCGCTCTCTAGCGGGAAGCGCGCTCCGGCCGCCACCGACTCGCTGATTTCCAACTTCGCCTGGCTGTTGGGAAAAACCGGGTCGTTGTCATTGATGTCCTGGATCTCCACAGTGCCGCTGTACAGCTCCAACGGGTTTTCCACCACTATCTCaaagctgagggagcagggggagagcgCTCCGCAGAGCTCCTCCCGGTCTATCCGCTCGCTCACTAGCAGAGCGCCGCTCGTCAGATCCACCCCGAAGTACTTCTTGTTGCCGCCGGACACCACCCGCAACCGGCGCTCCGGCAGCCGCCCGAGGTCCAGAGCCAGGTCGGCTACCACGTTCCCCACCGCCGAGCCTCTCTGCGCCTCCTCGGGAATCGCATAGCGAATGGCGGCGGAAACCCAGTCGGAAACGCCGAACAAAAGCAAGAGGCTCAGTACCTGCCCCGTCGTCACCCCGCGGCTCCTTACAGCAACGCCGTTCATCGCACAGGACAGCCGCGCTCCCCGCTTCCCCCCCCCGGCCCCAGCTAAAAATCCTCAGCTCGCCCCGTCATGCCGCTGCCCAAGCCGGGAAGCGGCGACCGGCGGGGAAAGGGGCATCGCTTTGCGGGCTCCGCCGTGACTCACTCCCCGGCTCTCTCTGAGACCGTCTGCGCCTCATCCCGGCtccgagcggggccgggccgccAGATCCCCCCCGCTCCATCATTGGCCGACAGCGGCACACAGAGTTCCGGCCAATAACTGCACAGAGCGCGGGGCTACCGGAGCCCCGCGGGGCTACCGGAACCCCGCCGAGCACCGCCCGGAGGGAGCGCGGCCACCACAGCCCCAAGGCAGTGGGGCTCAAGCCGGCTGACCCTGAAGGAAGAGCACAGCCCCGCCAAAAACCTAGCGACAAGGACAGCCGGGCTGGGAGAGCCCTGGCAGGGGCAGCGTAGATGGGACACGCGTGCGGGCAGGAAGGTACAAGAGTTGAAGCAAGAGGATGACGCCAAAAGGGGCGAGACAGAAACAGGGTGGGGGTGTCCCCCACGAAAACCTCGTTGGAAAGAGGCAGCGAGAGCAAAGAGGGAAGGTGGAGGGGGCGGgaagggaggtggggagggtCGCCCGGGGCACGCAGTGAGCCGGAGAGAGTCAGCCCCGGCACAACGCGCCAGCTCCGAGTGTCCCTCGGGTCGCCCGCCCTCCCACCCAAGTGGGATGTCAGCGCCTTCCTAACATCGCGACGTCGCGCCTCTGTGTGCCACCAAAGCAGCGTCGCCGGCAAAAACCGAGGCGGATTCCGCGCTGCCGTGTTAcgagcagctcctccagccgcAGCACACATTGCCCCCcggggcagctcctgcctcaggGCTCCCAGGAGCACGGCCCCTCCCGCTCCCCACCGCCACCACTCTCCCAGCAGGCATCTTCCCCGACATATCCTAGAAAATCCCAGTCTAATGCGCCCTCTTGCACTCGCCACCTCCCAGCTTGCTCCCCAGTACTTGCTTCCACCAACCAGGCGCAGGGAAATCATGGGCTGTGTCGTGCTGCCTGGCCCAGGGGCGGAGCAGTTCCCGTTCCCGTGCAGGTCCCGGCACTGCGCAGATCACAGCCCCGGCAGCGCCTGGGCGACAAGCAGCCAGATCCCGGGCTGCCTGCCTGCGTTCGGGGTTGTTGCTGAAGGCAACAACTCGCGATACGTCGGCTTTTCCGACGTTTCGAGCGCCCACACAGCTGAAACGACCGCAATTTCGGCGTTCGTCTCCCGTCACCCGCGCAACTACTCTGCGCAATGGGAAGGGAGCGCCAGGAGCCCTGTCAAAACCTGTTAACAGCCGTGAGCACACGGGATCCACCCAGAAAGCCAATATGTGAAGAGAAAAGGATATCAAACGTGTCGGCACAGTCTTTCCTCTCTGCATGTTCAGTTATTTCCTTTCCTACCGAAAAATCGTTGCTGAAATAGATCAGAGCTGCTTATCATTTCCATCATTTTAATCACAGGAAGGGATAGAAGTACGGGCTTTACACCGAGAACACCTTATCGATTGCAATAGGATCTCATTCTGGAGTAATTTGAAGACTGAGAAGGAATACGATATGCTTCACCCCCCCGCAGCTGCATCGTGCACGTAAGTACAAACGGTTGTGATTCTCTGGTCTGGAGAgcttctgcagcagcccctgcctgcaggctcGCCGTGCTGACAGCGGATTTCATTTCTCACAGGCTCTCACGCAAACAAATCCCAATTACCTTTCTCTCTTTACATATAatctaaaaagaagaaaacccacGGCTCCCTTCGAGATAAATCTTCAAACAGCCTtcagccacttttttttttctctgaaataggctctgaggctttttttcccccagccaCCGCCCACTTAATGTCTTTCCTAAACCATGTTTACTGAGCAATTTCTCTAACGTTCATATAAAGACTGTTTATTAAAGAGTTTATGAGTCCACACAAAACCTGTGTCCAGAGTATCTTGTCCACTTAATCCCAGCAGCAGTAGGATGGCCAAGCAGCGGACAGCTAAGTACAGAGAAGTCGGGAAAGGCATGGAAGACTGAACATTTCCGTCTCCCAGATTTCGACTGATCTGGGGACATTACGACTCTCTCACTTTGACTGGAAACCCGAATATTAAAGGTGACTCCTCAGAGCTCCTGAAAGCACCGTTTagtgggagaggaggggaaacgTGGGATAGCTAAGGGGAAAGGCGCCTTTCCCCTGCGCCTGGAATTCATTCCAAACCCTCAGCCAGAGCCAGTCTGGCGCTATTCCCGGCTCTGCcggggctccaggaaagccgGTGGCAGCAGACGACTCAAAGCACTTTCCGTTAAGTTCCGGGCTCGGAGCTGCAGTGAGGCACCAGCTCCGGCTTCCCAGGCGAAGGGGAAATGTTAAGCCACGGATGTACCCAGTATTTCCGTTTTGAGAGGCTCAGAGTGGGAAAgaacagagctggaagggagaaCAGAGGACTACACGGACGTTGTCCACGCTGAGTGAACAGCTCGGGATAGATCACACATCACTACCACAGGAAAGAAGAGACAATAAACGAAGTAGTCATTGACCAAGATGAAAGGATTGTCTCAAATTAGGACCCCATGACACTTTTGCCCCTGCTCCACCCCATGTCCACACCACCCACCCCAGCTCAGCACCTGGAGTAGGTCAGACAGCAGTACTGACAAAAGAGTGGCTTCTAGAGTGCAACGAACAATTCCTGGATAAAACCGGGCAGGTAAAAGGGAAGACTCAAGATCACACACTCCCAACCCCCGAGCTATTGAGCGGTGCGCGCGGACACGACGTTGAGCTCTGCTAGTTCCCCAGTGATCCCTGGTGAAAGAGCAAGAGAAGAGAACGAATTCTCTCAAGTCCACAGAAAGGGACCCCGGGACAGAAGCTCACCTGTGCCGAgttcccagggctgggagggtcCTTCCCGGAGCGAGTACCTAATCTAGAAGATTCCCCGGCCAGGAGTCGGTCAGACAGCGCTACCGTCCCTGGTCTCAGAAATGTGAAGTCCTTCTGGCCCGGCTCGGAGGCTAAACACACCTCGTAGGAGTAGGGCAAGGGCAGCGTGCTGCTGCAGTAGTTGTACGGTGCTTTTGAGCCCAGGCTGGAATATAGTTCCTTATCAGAAGTTACAAAAATAGGAGGACTCCTCGAACGCCGGCatttaaagaatataaaaatgacTGTCACAACGAATAACAAGGACACGGCCGCGAGCGCCACCACAAGTATGATGTTTAGATCAGACGTCAGCTCGGACACAGAGTCTCTGTCGCTCAACTCCGGCAGCGCCTCCTGCAAGCTCTCGGCCAGCACCACGTGCAGCGTGGCCGTGGCCGACAGCGCCGGCTGCCCGTGGTCCTTCACCACGGCCACCAGCCGCTGCTTGGCCGCGTCCCGCTCCGACACGGCCCGCGCCGTGCGCACCTCGCCGCTGTGCAGCCCCACGCGGAACAGCGCCGGCTCCGCCGCCGCCACCAGCTCGTACGACAGCCACGCGTTGCGCCCCGCGTCCGCGTCCACCGCCACCACCTTGGCCACCAGGTAGCCGGCCTCGGCCGAGCGCGGCACCACCTCGaacggcgccgccgccgccccgcccgcctcccccgggcccgccgccgGCCACAGCACCCGCGGCGCGTTGTCGTTGCGGTCCAGCACGAAGACGCGCACCGTGGCCGTCGAGCTCCGCGCCGGCGCCCCCGCCGTCCTGCGCCCGCACCGCCACCGCGAACTCGCGGCACTGCTCGTAGTCGAACGAGCGCTGCGCGTACaccgcgccgctccgcgcctCCACCGACACGTAGGGCGCCGCGcccgcgctgccgcccgccAGCCAGTAGCTCACGCGCCCGTTGGCGCCCGCGTCCGCGTCCCGCGCGCGCACGCGCAGCaccgccgcgcccgccgcgtTGTTCTCCGCCACGTAGGCGCTGTAGGCCGCCTCCTCGAACACCGGCGCGTTGTCGTTCACGTCCGACACCTCCAGCACCAGCGCCGCGCGGCTCCACAGCGACGGGCTGCCCCGGTCCCTGCCCACCACCCACACGCGGTGCTCCGCCGCCTGCTCCCGGTCCAGCGCGCTCGCCGTCACCACCTTGTACGAGCCGCCCGACGACGCCACCAGCGACAGCGGCGCCTCGCCCGACAGCTCCAGCCACACGGCGCCGTTCTCGCCCGAGTCCGGGTCGGTCACCTTCACCAGCGCCACCACCGTGCCGACTGCCGCGTCCTCGGGCACCGGGCTCGACACCGACAGTATCGTGATTTCGGGGGCGTTGTCGTTCATGTCCACTACTTCCACCTCCACCTTACAGTGAGCCGTGCGCCCGCCGCCGTCCCTCGCCTCCACCAGCAGCGTGTAGCCTCGAGTGTCCTCAAAGTCCAACGTCTCCTTCAGAGCGATAGTGCCGCTCTCCGCGTCCACCACGAACTTCTCAAGCACCTTGGCCGGCATTTTCCCGAAGCCGTAGGTGATGCGCGCGTTGCTGCCGGCGTCGGCGTCCGAGGCGGAGACGTTCAGCACCGTGGATCCCGACGGCGCGTCCTCCCGCACGCTCACCCGGTACCGGTCCTGCGCGAACACGGGCGCGTTGTCGTTGGCGTCCGTGACGTTGATGCAGAGCTGGGCGGTGCCGCTGCGGGGCGGGTCGCCGCCGTCCAGCGCCGTCAGCACCAGCCGCAGGCTCTGCTCGCTCTCCCGATCCAGCGCTCGGCGCAGCACCAGCTCCGCGAACTTGCTCCCGTCCTCGCTCTCCTTCACCTCCACCGCCAAGTATTTGTTGTCCTCCAGCTCGTAGCCCTGCAGCGCGTTGCTGCCCACGTCCGGGTCTTCTGCCACGCCCAAGGCAAAGCGGGCGCCGGGAGGGGTCAATTCGCTGATCTCAAGCTGGAAATTATCTTGCAGGAAGCGCGGTGCGTTGTCGTTGACGTCGTGGATGTCGACCTGGACGTGGAAGACGTTGAGCGGGTTGTGCAGCAGCGCCTCGAAGCTGACGGAGCAGGACGCCGCCTCGCCGCACATCTCCTCCCGGTCCAGCCGCTCGCTCACGTACAGCTGCCCGCTCTCCCCGCTCACGCCGAAGTATTGCTTCTCGGCGCTGAGCCGCAGCTTGCGTGCCGGCAGCTCCGCCGGGCTCAGCCCCAGGTCCCGCGCCAGCGGCCCCACCAGCGagcctctgcccagctcctcgGGGATGGCGTAGCGGATCCGCTCCGGCGCCGCCCGGCAGcacaagcccagcagcagcaaggcgGCCAGCAGCACTCGCCCGCCTGCTCGCCGCCGCCTCGGCCTCTGCCTGCCCGCCATGCTCGCCAGCGCTCGCCGCGCTCCTCCCTCCTGCCGCTGCCCTCGCTcgctccctgccagcccctctccgCAGCCCGCGCAGGGGCCGCCGGACGGCAGCGAGCTCGGCGCCGCCTCGGACGCCGCTGCTCTCGCCTCTCTCTGCTGCCcgtgccgctgccgctctgcccGGCGCCGGCCGAGCGAGCAGCCTGCGGGGGCAGGACGCTGCGGCGGCTGCGGCTGCGGCTCCAGCGCCGCTCCTTGTCGGCCAACAGCGGCACCCGGAGGCGCCGCCACGACACCGCAGCCGCTCCCCGCGCCCCCAGCCTCGCTGCCGGCAGCTGCCGCGAGTCGGCGCCGTCCGCCTCCGAAATGCTCCAGTCGCACTCCGGTCCGGACAGATTTCTCATTCCCTCTATACGCGCGAACCAAGGCGCTCTGATCACCAGTGGAAATCAGGATTCTGTCTGGGAACGTGTACCCGAGCGGTGGAGGAGCGCGCAGACAGTGTGCAGCAGAGCGGCGATCAGTACAGGTAAGTACAGCCGGGTATGTTGTACAGCCGATGTCTGACATTCTCACAGCTGCGGGTTGTCTTTCCTCGGctgttttctgccatttctaCGAGCTCCGAGAAGCATCGGCTACGAAGTACCTCGCAGGATAAGCTGTGGTAGAATTGCAGCTCCAGAGCCGTCACTTCCTTTGAGGAGATACATGTTTGTaccctttttatttcctgtaccTCTGGTACTGAATCTCTGGGAGAACACGTCAAGCCTCACTCTCTACAAGACCACTATCAACATATGCTGCTAGTCTTAGAAATCACGGAGATCACCACAGCATCTTGCTCTAAAACTGTGAACACAAACCTactaaaacatattttttttcaaataccgCTTCTTTCAGTCAATGAGGTAAGTTCGTTCTCAGAACATAAAAGTTCCCGAGAGCCTCAGATACTTCAATTACTAATGGGCTATTTCGAAAATTGGAAAGAGGAGCTGTTTGCAACGTgtgagctgcttttcccaggcCAGTCGGGACttccagggaaaagaaaaaaaaagtcaaccaacacaaaaccacaagaaCCAAATGTGGACTGttcttcaaaagaagaaaaggcagaatgtCAGCCCCACAGAAGGCAGTTTGCCCGTGATACAAACACAGCGACGTGCACTTTGGATCCGTCCAAACTTCAGGTGTGGGCTGGTCTGACAATGGAAAGAGTAAAACCCTTTTCCTTGAGAATAAAGTAGCTCAGTTCCTGATGCTCCTCAGGGCCTGTTTGCACACTGACACCACCTCTCAGCAACGCTCAAAGGAAAGAGCGGAAATCAAGACCTTGTAGAAACCGACAGACCTTAGCTGGTCACCACGGGGAGAAGGGGGCACACTGTGACCCACTGAATTCTTTCAAGCTCTACACAGGGGTTGGGAACTACAGGTACTGCAGATTTTCTCAACACTCCTGTTGCTCCAAACAAGAAACAGCTCCATGGATGACCCATGCTTGTTCACAGGGTCTTGCTGATAACTCAGTTCCCAGTTATGTCCTCACACTGCTCCCTCAAAACATAATCCCTCAAAAACACCCCTCACGTATTCACCCTCCTTTGGCAGAAGAGACCACAAAGTTCCAGTGGGAACAGGTTTCTCATGGCCAGCAGGGTCTTTCCAGCTGCAGTGGGACTCTGGATGTGCTCACCGACTGAGAAAACTTCTCTAACCACTGTCACTGTTAAGGTAACACTGCTCTGACAGTTTGTCTCGATTGTGAACACTAAAACATCAATTTTAAACACCGAGCATGTAAAAATTAAGCCCTGCTGCACGAGTCAATGATATGAAACAAGCCAGGATTTCTTGCCATTTCTTGAAGTGTCGTGTCATCTGCAACACATTCCTGAAGAAACTGCCACAATATTGTCTACTTTCTAGCACTTCTCCCATAGTTTGAAGGCCTTATAGACTATAATAGTGCAACATCCAGTCTGGAAACATGGAGTTCTTCCACTTCACTCCATCTTTGGAAGGGCACAGCAGTGGCTCAACACCGAGGTTGTCAAGCACTGCTCACATACTGACGTGTGCTTCATAATTTAACACGTATCAACAATGAAGTTTGCTCCTCTTCCATCCACTTCCTCTCTGGAGGGAGTTCCCTCCTGGAGCTCCCTTTGACCCGAACAAGGAAATTCCCACAAACAACAAGAAATTTACCAAAACAGCTGGGAATTGTCTCTCGGTTGAAGAAGTGCCTCTAGCATGGGAAACACACAGCATCCTGGCACCCAAGGTTGAGGCAGCTGTCACCACCGGCTGAGGAACACGCTGTGCAAGGAACTTCCACAAAAGACGAGCACTAAAGCAGGCACAGGCACCTCTATGTCCATTCCAAACCATGGCTTACATTCACCCTGAATCATGGCTGGTAATGAAAAAGATGTGTAGCAAGGGTGATAATTCAGTGAACCAAAGACgggcttgaaaaaaaaatctcacttaaCGCGCTGTTCATGATTAAAACTATTATGTATTTCTAATAGATCCATCACACGGGTCAAACTGGTTGCCCTGCCTGGTCAGGAGCACAGAAGGAGAAGATGAACTGTCTAATCATTAGCACTATAGGAATAGTAGTTCCCACTTCCTCACACACGGCCCTCAGCGACCATCAAGAATGAAGGACACAAGAGCAAGGGCTGCTACACGCGCGAGCAAGAAATTACACAAAAGTAGCAGAAAGGCTGCATACAAGGGACGAATTATTTATCTGCAACGACAGGTTATACACGGGGCTGCTAACGCTCCATTTCTGATCCTACTCAAACACAATTGCTGCCAATTGATGCCGGGCCCTGCTCGTACAGCAAACGGCCATTTGCTATCAACGCATCCATTCAGAAGAGCTAATGCTGACTGGAAAATTAGTACTAAACATGCCAGGGGACGGAATGAGAAACGATCTGGGAGCTGATTACACCACAAAACCCAGCTCTAACGAAATTCCAGCTACCAGCTGactcccttctcctgccttgTTGCCATTGATCATCATCACTTGACAGACTCCACGGAAAGAAAAGGTGCACAGACAACGTCTGCTTACCATACATAATATTTGATTTCTTAGCATGTGAATGTGACAAACAAGAGCATTTCTACCAGTACCACTGTAAGGAAACATGTCTATGAAAGTCTTTCTCTTCACAGCTGTAAACATGAAAGGCACGTTAGGACACTCAGACAAATGGAAAAGGTAAGATCTTCCACCATCATGAGAGACAAAGGCACATCTCCTCATCAGCACAACCTGCCTTTGACAGGGACATCATTAAGGTGTTACTTAGGCACTCAATACATAGTTTGCTCTTCCTAAGGCTCCCATTACGGTATTTGTCAGAAGTACATACTTAAGCTGTTAGTTTAGAACCGATAAGGACGtgcagacacagaaaaagaacCTCCCAGGTCTCCCAAAACACCTGGAGTAACCTGaatctctcctctccccatctCGTAAGACTCCTGCCATTGTGCATACTTTCAAGCCAAGGCAAATCCACTACCCTTATGAATTAGTTTGCCTTAAAAGATTGAAAATCAGCAAAATACACCTCGAGGTTCCTGCAATTGCCCTTCACACACAGCCACCTAAACACCTATAAAATACAACTTTTACTAtcttatttcatatttatgaaCTGCAAACAGACACCGTCAAGGGACCAGTTCTTGCCCAGCCCCTTCCACGACCCGAGGGAAAAAGATGGCAGCATAAACcaatataaatacatttcattCCTCGCCACGTTTTCATGGAgaaacaggaaagctgagaagagCGGAAACCACAAGTAGAAAAATTAAACACCAGGGCATTAATGCTCCGACTCTGATACTAATGAAACACAATCGGTTCAGGAAGGTACCGTGCACTCCTAATAGTGCAGACCGCCCTTTGTTAACACTGCAACACTTCCGTGCAGAAGAGCTAATGACGGCAGGAAACCCGTTATGACAAACGGCCTGACACGGACTAAGAACAAAAAGCTCCGCTCTAACGAAGCCCTACCGACCAGCAGCGTCCAAGTTCATGCCGCCCGCACCAGCGGTTCCGCTGAGCAACCGCCCGACGgtcccttcctctgcagcaagaGCGGCCCACAAAGAGCGCGCTGCTGAGCAACGCTCCGAATTGCCCGTTAACGAAAGAACCTCCCCACGGCAAAAGGGCGGAAACCTAGGGACAGGGAGGCGAAGGAAGAGAGGAGCAAGGAGGGTCAGAGGCACTCACCggggggggcagcagcagcggcggggTCGGCGCCGGCAGGGTCCTCCCCGAGCAGCGGCGCGGGctcggcgggcggcgggcgggccgggagGGTGTCGCAGCAGCTGCCGCCCGACAAGCCGAGCTGGCTCTTGCGCGAGTCGGCGGTGAGCGACACCTCGTGCGAGTAGGAGTGCAGGAAGGCGCGGACGCCGTCGATGCCCACGAAGTGCGAGGCCGGCACGCCGCGCAAGGCGCCGCTGCCCGCCGCCAGCAGCTGCGAGCGCCGCCAGCGCCGCAG is a window of Apus apus isolate bApuApu2 chromosome 13, bApuApu2.pri.cur, whole genome shotgun sequence DNA encoding:
- the LOC127389887 gene encoding protocadherin gamma-C3-like isoform X1, translated to MNGVAVRSRGVTTGQVLSLLLLFGVSDWVSAAIRYAIPEEAQRGSAVGNVVADLALDLGRLPERRLRVVSGGNKKYFGVDLTSGALLVSERIDREELCGALSPCSLSFEIVVENPLELYSGTVEIQDINDNDPVFPNSQAKLEISESVAAGARFPLESAQDPDVGINSLQTYQLSANPHFALDVQTRVDGSKYAELVLEKELDREEQQELRLVLTALDGGSPPRSAHVQIHIDIVDANDNTPVFNQSSYKASVRENTPSGTLVARISAYDLDDGPNGDIVYSFSSHTPAKVRELFALNSATGELRVKGQLDYEETKLYEIYLQAKDKGVVPGVAHCKVLVEVVDVNDNAPEVTVTSVYSPVPEDAAPGTVVALLSVTDLDSHDNGLVNCFISPGIPFMLSSSLKNYYTLKTKGALDREKESEYNITITAKDSGSPSLSAVKHILVQVSDVNDNAPKYSQESYDVYVLENNVPGIPILNVSATDPDLGRNAHLSYTLFQSDPTVGHLFSINQENGTLYLLTSLDHEDQVEFSMMVQVQDGGSPPLATNVSVSVFVTDLNDNAPTVLYPLPNTTATYTDVVAPGTPAGHMVTKVVAVDADAGYNAWISYTLLQATDTSLFSVGLHSGEIFTARQLREDDAPQHTLVILLKDHGEPVLSSSATVSISVAEMIKEVLTDLTDMTPANDPRRHVTFYLILAVILVSAAFFISMLSVGIFKCYKWRQSKEMYNTSRSTLYRTPGPFHHIDAVRGGYTPPNFYHQVYLTTDSRQSDLLSKKPFTSSPLGSRQSTMRNGEPGLYHQIVGTASRLPTPAEQAQPNTDWRFSQTQRPGTSGSQNGEEGGAWPNNQFDTEMLQAMILASANEAADANSTLGGGTGTMGLSARYGPQFTLQHVPDYRQNVYIPGSTATLTNAAGKRDAKATNPSGGNKKKSGKKEKK
- the LOC127389887 gene encoding protocadherin gamma-B1-like isoform X10, which codes for MAGRQRPRRRRAGGRVLLAALLLLGLCCRAAPERIRYAIPEELGRGSLVGPLARDLGLSPAELPARKLRLSAEKQYFGVSGESGQLYVSERLDREEMCGEAASCSVSFEALLHNPLNVFHVQVDIHDVNDNAPRFLQDNFQLEISELTPPGARFALGVAEDPDVGSNALQGYELEDNKYLAVEVKESEDGSKFAELVLRRALDRESEQSLRLVLTALDGGDPPRSGTAQLCINVTDANDNAPVFAQDRYRVSVREDAPSGSTVLNVSASDADAGSNARITYGFGKMPAKVLEKFVVDAESGTIALKETLDFEDTRGYTLLVEARDGGGRTAHCKVEVEVVDMNDNAPEITILSVSSPVPEDAAVGTVVALVKVTDPDSGENGAVWLELSGEAPLSLVASSGGSYKQAQPNTDWRFSQTQRPGTSGSQNGEEGGAWPNNQFDTEMLQAMILASANEAADANSTLGGGTGTMGLSARYGPQFTLQHVPDYRQNVYIPGSTATLTNAAGKRDAKATNPSGGNKKKSGKKEKK